In Marinobacter sp. es.048, the following proteins share a genomic window:
- a CDS encoding ABC transporter permease, translating into MSIFNSVSPNSTPNRVLPVLGMLALALVWLLDFGVIQPNRIVPGNGHGLLSAVGGAGAGLVSMILVGCVLLSILPACRRYLPLLALVGLSLALLPLLLEVFAGRHLPEDAPYARSSIGAGFWCLLFLLSLMLVEILGRLGSGRGLQLLILVVISGSWLWFLRGDGLESLSLVREFNARPDKFEQAFWTHMALAFGAVGISACLAFLLALKMIRSVAWRRPILGAVSFLQTIPSLAVFGLLIAPLSALAAAFPALQAMGIRGIGWAPALLALVAYSLLPMVRNSFVALTEVPESLADAGRGMGMSERQLFFKLKLPMALPVIVEGVRITTIQAIGLTAVAALIGAGGFGSFIFQGLGQAAMDLVLLGALPTIALALLADALLTMLAASLRPTPATA; encoded by the coding sequence TTGTCGATTTTCAACTCCGTTTCCCCGAACTCCACGCCAAACCGAGTCCTGCCTGTGCTGGGGATGCTGGCCTTGGCGCTGGTCTGGCTTCTGGATTTTGGCGTTATACAGCCCAACCGAATCGTGCCGGGTAACGGGCATGGCCTGTTGTCGGCAGTTGGTGGAGCAGGGGCTGGTCTGGTCTCAATGATTCTCGTTGGCTGCGTTTTGTTGTCTATTCTGCCAGCGTGTCGGCGATACCTGCCTCTACTGGCCCTGGTGGGCCTCTCCCTGGCACTGCTGCCTCTGTTGCTTGAGGTCTTTGCAGGCCGGCATCTGCCGGAAGATGCACCCTATGCGCGATCATCTATCGGAGCCGGTTTCTGGTGTCTGTTATTCCTGCTGTCCCTGATGCTGGTCGAAATCCTCGGGCGCCTCGGAAGTGGCCGAGGTTTGCAGTTGCTGATTCTGGTGGTTATCAGTGGAAGCTGGCTATGGTTCCTGCGGGGTGACGGCCTCGAAAGTCTGTCCCTGGTTCGGGAGTTCAACGCCCGGCCGGATAAATTTGAGCAGGCATTCTGGACTCACATGGCGCTGGCTTTCGGTGCGGTTGGCATCAGCGCCTGTCTGGCCTTTTTGCTGGCGCTGAAGATGATTCGCAGTGTGGCCTGGCGCCGGCCGATCCTCGGCGCCGTCAGTTTTCTTCAGACCATTCCCAGCCTGGCGGTGTTCGGGTTGCTGATCGCACCGCTCAGTGCGTTGGCGGCTGCTTTTCCCGCGCTGCAGGCCATGGGTATTCGTGGCATTGGCTGGGCTCCGGCCTTGCTGGCGCTGGTGGCTTACAGCCTGCTGCCGATGGTGCGCAACTCTTTCGTCGCGCTTACCGAGGTGCCCGAAAGCCTCGCGGATGCCGGGCGGGGCATGGGCATGAGCGAGCGACAGCTGTTTTTCAAACTCAAGTTGCCAATGGCACTTCCCGTGATTGTGGAAGGCGTGCGCATTACCACGATCCAGGCCATTGGCCTGACCGCGGTTGCCGCGCTGATCGGCGCTGGCGGTTTCGGCAGTTTTATCTTCCAGGGACTGGGTCAGGCGGCGATGGATCTGGTATTGCTGGGCGCTTTGCCGACGATTGCCCTCGCGCTGCTGGCGGATGCTCTGCTCACCATGCTGGCGGCCAGTCTCAGGCCGACACCGGCGACGGCCTGA
- a CDS encoding ABC transporter permease, which translates to MRSWLPPVLLTALLCALSAGMPALEPLFQWVQPDKQNVIYERESFLFLLQNHLMLVVISALVGTVAAVAGGIFATRPAGRDFLPLVSQIASIGQTFPPVAVLALAVPVLGFGEAPILVALILYGLLPILRNTLAGLEGVDVTVRQAALGMGMSPFQVLLQVELPLAGRVILAGIRTSVTINIATAAIGSTIGARTLGDPVIAGLVNGNTAYVLQGAILIGLLALTVDSLFEATERVWDRRFLPQAAG; encoded by the coding sequence ATGCGGAGCTGGCTGCCGCCTGTATTGCTGACGGCGCTTCTGTGCGCCCTGAGCGCCGGCATGCCGGCTCTGGAGCCGCTGTTCCAGTGGGTCCAGCCGGATAAACAGAATGTCATCTATGAGCGTGAGAGCTTCCTGTTTCTGTTACAGAACCATCTGATGCTGGTGGTGATTTCCGCCCTGGTTGGAACGGTTGCTGCAGTCGCCGGGGGTATCTTCGCTACCCGCCCTGCTGGCCGGGACTTCCTGCCGCTGGTGAGTCAGATTGCGTCCATTGGCCAGACCTTTCCGCCGGTTGCTGTCCTGGCCCTGGCGGTGCCGGTTCTCGGATTCGGTGAGGCTCCGATTCTTGTGGCGTTGATTCTTTATGGCTTGCTGCCCATTCTCCGCAACACCCTGGCGGGCCTTGAGGGTGTTGATGTTACCGTCAGGCAGGCTGCGCTGGGTATGGGCATGTCGCCTTTCCAGGTGCTGCTGCAGGTGGAACTGCCACTGGCGGGCCGGGTGATACTGGCCGGCATTCGAACCTCGGTTACGATCAATATTGCCACCGCTGCCATCGGCTCAACGATCGGTGCCCGAACCCTTGGTGATCCGGTGATTGCGGGGCTGGTAAATGGCAACACGGCCTATGTGTTGCAGGGCGCGATTCTGATTGGCCTTTTGGCGCTCACGGTGGATAGCCTGTTTGAAGCCACTGAGCGGGTGTGGGACCGTCGGTTTCTGCCCCAGGCTGCAGGCTGA
- a CDS encoding phosphate-starvation-inducible PsiE family protein: MDTSEKKLALGLFQIIERILLFLVVLMTLGGVAFELHSLYVAQSINLADILLMFLYLEVIGMVAVFYSDRRSASVFPIFIAITALARLIILQGKDMAPENILFEAIAILILAIAAFVMTRLNQVRKYD, encoded by the coding sequence ATGGATACTTCCGAAAAGAAGTTGGCGCTCGGACTCTTTCAGATAATCGAGCGCATTCTGCTGTTCCTCGTTGTATTGATGACGCTTGGCGGGGTGGCCTTCGAGCTCCACTCACTTTACGTCGCCCAGAGCATCAATCTCGCAGACATTCTGTTGATGTTCCTGTATCTGGAGGTTATCGGCATGGTGGCGGTGTTCTACTCGGATCGGCGATCCGCTTCTGTCTTCCCGATTTTCATTGCCATCACGGCTCTGGCCCGACTGATTATTCTTCAGGGCAAGGATATGGCGCCCGAGAATATTCTTTTCGAGGCCATCGCCATTCTGATTCTCGCTATCGCGGCGTTCGTGATGACCCGGCTCAACCAGGTTCGTAAATATGACTAA
- a CDS encoding substrate-binding periplasmic protein, translating to MKACCHAFLAVALSILLLWSPARIGHAETVLHVAYEDKTQFPYYMGDTQKVLDRPGAAVELVKLLEERIPGLRIKFSRYPWKRCLAMLETGQVDGIFNASYNAARTRIGEYPWRDDQVDPTRRLTTISYNLYALPDTELGWSGKAFEDTELSVGAPLGYSIVNDLENLGISVIKVRSSRQSLQLLTAGRVHAVALQSVTADFLLRQNANQLPGIVRIDPPLKTKPYYLMLSREFKASNPELAEQIWNAIGELREEKLEALAQPYLSESG from the coding sequence ATGAAAGCGTGTTGTCATGCATTTCTCGCCGTCGCGCTGTCAATCCTGCTTCTCTGGAGTCCTGCCCGAATTGGTCATGCGGAAACCGTGCTGCATGTCGCCTACGAAGATAAAACCCAATTCCCCTACTACATGGGCGACACTCAAAAGGTTCTGGACAGACCCGGCGCAGCGGTTGAACTGGTCAAACTGCTGGAAGAGCGGATACCCGGTTTACGGATCAAGTTCAGCCGCTACCCCTGGAAGCGGTGCTTGGCCATGCTCGAAACCGGCCAGGTGGATGGGATATTCAATGCCTCCTACAATGCTGCGCGTACCCGAATTGGCGAATACCCCTGGCGCGACGACCAGGTTGACCCCACCCGCCGACTAACCACCATCAGCTACAATCTTTATGCCCTGCCGGATACTGAGCTGGGTTGGAGTGGCAAGGCTTTCGAGGACACGGAACTCTCCGTGGGCGCCCCATTGGGTTACTCAATCGTCAACGATCTCGAAAACCTGGGCATCTCCGTAATAAAGGTTCGCAGTTCGAGGCAAAGCCTGCAGTTACTGACTGCCGGGCGAGTTCATGCCGTTGCGCTTCAATCAGTCACCGCAGACTTCCTGTTACGCCAGAACGCCAACCAGCTCCCGGGCATTGTCCGAATTGATCCCCCTCTGAAAACCAAGCCCTACTACCTGATGCTCTCGCGGGAATTCAAAGCTTCAAACCCAGAGCTTGCAGAACAAATATGGAATGCCATCGGCGAACTCAGAGAAGAAAAGCTTGAAGCCCTGGCGCAGCCCTATCTATCGGAGTCAGGTTAG
- a CDS encoding MFS transporter, which yields MAPSKQHPWLPLLIFLGAAFTFSVTMIGTTMPTPLYPIYQDRFGFSDLMITIIFAAYAGGVITALVLTGRWSDQVGRRPMLFAGLACSIISDLVFWQANGLGMILTGRVLSGLSAGIFTGTATVAVLELAPPHWRDKATFFATAANMGGLGLGPMLAGALSEYLPWPLHLTFLVHSAMVLLAMCCIWAAPETVSKPARPKLTIQRLSVPPEVRGVFIPAAIAGFAGFAMCGFFTSIAPAMMGKVMGYDNRLLIGVVAGSIFIASTLGQFLQGALPLRLRLPLGCVSLTLGVIPIALGIYSQSLALFVTGAVIAGMGQGISFRAGMGAIASASPAAEKAAVTSSFFVVAYIAISVPVIGLGVMATVTSLTTTGISFAAVMGSLAALALVLLIRRERAESRSV from the coding sequence ATGGCCCCCTCCAAGCAGCACCCATGGCTTCCGCTACTCATATTCCTGGGCGCGGCCTTTACCTTCAGTGTGACAATGATCGGCACCACCATGCCGACGCCACTCTACCCCATCTACCAGGACAGGTTCGGCTTTTCCGATCTGATGATCACCATCATCTTTGCCGCCTATGCCGGGGGCGTGATTACCGCTCTGGTGCTTACAGGGCGCTGGTCCGATCAGGTAGGCCGCCGGCCAATGCTGTTCGCAGGCCTGGCTTGCTCCATCATCAGCGACCTGGTGTTCTGGCAGGCCAATGGGCTGGGAATGATACTCACCGGCCGGGTGCTGTCCGGACTGTCTGCGGGGATCTTTACCGGCACGGCCACGGTGGCCGTCCTGGAGCTGGCTCCGCCTCACTGGCGGGATAAAGCAACCTTCTTTGCCACGGCGGCGAACATGGGCGGGCTTGGGCTCGGGCCCATGCTTGCCGGTGCCCTCTCCGAGTATCTACCCTGGCCACTGCACCTGACTTTTCTGGTGCACTCCGCCATGGTCCTGCTGGCAATGTGCTGCATCTGGGCAGCGCCGGAGACCGTCTCAAAACCCGCTCGCCCAAAACTGACCATACAGCGCCTGAGCGTGCCACCGGAAGTTCGCGGTGTATTCATTCCCGCCGCCATTGCCGGTTTTGCAGGCTTCGCCATGTGCGGCTTCTTCACCTCCATCGCCCCGGCGATGATGGGCAAGGTCATGGGCTATGACAACCGGTTGCTGATCGGTGTTGTGGCCGGCAGCATTTTCATCGCCTCAACCCTGGGCCAGTTCCTGCAAGGCGCCCTGCCGCTCAGGCTGCGCCTTCCTCTGGGCTGTGTGTCTCTGACGCTCGGGGTGATTCCGATAGCACTGGGCATCTATTCCCAATCCCTCGCCCTGTTCGTAACCGGGGCCGTGATTGCCGGCATGGGCCAGGGTATTTCATTCCGGGCCGGGATGGGCGCGATCGCCTCGGCCAGCCCGGCTGCGGAAAAGGCCGCTGTAACATCCAGCTTCTTTGTTGTGGCCTATATCGCTATTTCAGTGCCGGTGATCGGCCTGGGCGTGATGGCAACCGTGACCAGCCTGACGACGACCGGAATCAGTTTCGCCGCTGTTATGGGGTCACTGGCGGCGCTGGCATTGGTACTGTTGATTCGGCGGGAACGGGCAGAGTCCAGGTCAGTTTAA
- a CDS encoding ABC transporter substrate-binding protein, protein MSGSVMAADPVVVSSKIDTEGSVLGQMVLQSLEGAGIPVENRLQLGGTSIVRNAIKAGEIDIYPEYTGNAAFFHDQADRDIWKDADKAYQEAARLDKEAHNIVWLEPAEANNTWAMSVRGDLAQENNLATLEDLADYINEGGAFKFAASAEFVESASALPAFQQAYGFKLESDQLLILSGGNTAATLRAAALNNNDVNGAMTYGTDGGLDALDLKVMEDTAGVQPVYQPAPIVRQEVLESYPEIRQVLRPIFESLDLETLQRLNGQVAVNGVPADTVARNYLDSLAQD, encoded by the coding sequence ATGTCCGGATCGGTAATGGCTGCTGATCCTGTGGTGGTATCTTCCAAAATTGACACCGAAGGCTCGGTACTGGGGCAGATGGTGTTGCAGTCCCTGGAGGGGGCCGGTATACCGGTTGAAAACAGGCTCCAGTTGGGTGGCACCAGCATCGTCCGCAATGCGATCAAGGCCGGCGAAATCGATATCTACCCCGAGTACACCGGCAATGCTGCGTTCTTTCACGATCAGGCGGATCGGGATATCTGGAAAGATGCGGATAAGGCCTACCAGGAGGCTGCCCGCCTGGATAAAGAGGCACACAACATTGTCTGGCTGGAACCCGCCGAAGCTAATAACACCTGGGCCATGAGCGTGCGGGGCGATCTGGCGCAGGAAAATAACCTGGCCACACTCGAAGACCTCGCGGATTACATTAATGAGGGTGGTGCCTTCAAGTTTGCGGCCAGTGCCGAGTTTGTGGAATCCGCCAGTGCCTTACCAGCTTTCCAGCAGGCCTATGGATTTAAGCTTGAATCCGACCAGTTGTTGATCCTTTCCGGTGGCAATACGGCGGCGACATTGCGCGCGGCGGCCCTGAATAACAACGACGTAAACGGTGCGATGACCTACGGTACCGATGGCGGGCTGGATGCGCTCGATCTGAAGGTAATGGAAGATACCGCAGGCGTTCAGCCGGTGTATCAGCCTGCGCCCATCGTACGTCAGGAGGTGCTGGAGAGCTACCCGGAGATCCGGCAGGTGCTGCGGCCCATCTTCGAGTCGCTGGATCTTGAAACGCTGCAGCGCCTGAATGGTCAGGTGGCGGTTAACGGAGTGCCGGCAGACACGGTCGCCCGGAATTATCTGGATTCCCTGGCACAGGACTGA
- a CDS encoding serine hydrolase domain-containing protein — protein MTEHPQVAGLSTEHLPNIERHLDRCYLQPGKLPGALTLVARRGEVAYLKAQGLMDVERNKPVRRDTVFRIYSMTKPITSIAMMQLYEQGRFLLDDPVHKYIPAWRTQRIYKSGVYPNFLTTPASSTMTIRDLLTHMSGLTYGFMQRTNVDAAYRELKLDGSRSMTLEALVDHLAELPLEFSPGTAWNYSVSTDVLGYLVQLLSGKPFDEYLQEHIFEPLDMPDTGFHVRDDQLDRFAACYQYQAGDQFTLQDDPQTSPFRRKPQFFSGGGGLVSTIDDYFHFAQALCQGGEFRGRRIIGRKTLEFMCRNHLPGNQDLPGLSVGAFSETPFAGTGFGLGFSVKTDVAKSQTNGSVGEYGWGGLASTNFFVDPVEELVMIFMTQLIPSSTYPIRQELRAIVNGALL, from the coding sequence ATGACGGAACACCCACAGGTTGCAGGCCTGTCTACGGAACATCTTCCAAACATTGAACGTCACCTTGACCGTTGCTATCTCCAGCCCGGGAAGTTACCCGGCGCGCTGACACTGGTCGCCCGGCGAGGGGAGGTTGCCTATTTGAAAGCCCAGGGGCTGATGGACGTGGAACGCAACAAGCCGGTCCGCCGGGATACGGTGTTCCGCATCTATTCCATGACCAAGCCGATCACATCTATTGCCATGATGCAGCTTTATGAGCAGGGGCGGTTTTTACTGGATGATCCCGTACACAAGTATATTCCTGCCTGGAGAACCCAGCGGATTTATAAAAGCGGGGTTTATCCCAACTTCCTGACTACGCCTGCATCCAGCACCATGACGATCCGCGACCTGTTAACGCATATGTCCGGCCTTACGTACGGATTTATGCAACGAACCAACGTTGACGCTGCCTACCGCGAGCTTAAGCTGGATGGCAGCCGGAGTATGACGCTGGAAGCCCTCGTCGATCACCTTGCAGAGCTGCCGCTGGAGTTTTCCCCGGGCACAGCCTGGAACTATTCGGTCAGCACGGATGTGCTGGGGTATCTGGTGCAGTTGCTGTCTGGTAAGCCGTTTGATGAATATCTGCAAGAGCATATTTTTGAGCCTCTGGATATGCCTGACACTGGCTTCCACGTTCGGGATGATCAGCTTGACCGCTTCGCTGCCTGCTATCAGTACCAGGCTGGTGATCAGTTCACGCTACAGGATGATCCCCAGACGTCTCCCTTCCGGCGCAAGCCTCAGTTCTTTTCTGGGGGCGGCGGACTGGTTTCCACCATCGACGATTATTTCCACTTCGCCCAGGCACTGTGTCAGGGTGGCGAGTTCCGGGGGCGGCGGATTATTGGTCGAAAAACTCTGGAATTCATGTGTCGTAACCATCTGCCGGGCAATCAGGACCTGCCGGGCCTGTCTGTCGGTGCATTCAGCGAGACACCTTTTGCCGGTACTGGCTTTGGTCTGGGTTTTTCGGTAAAAACGGACGTCGCCAAATCCCAGACCAACGGATCGGTTGGTGAGTACGGTTGGGGTGGCCTTGCGAGCACTAACTTTTTTGTCGATCCCGTAGAGGAATTGGTGATGATTTTCATGACGCAACTGATTCCGTCGTCCACCTACCCAATCCGTCAGGAGCTGCGGGCGATCGTTAACGGAGCGCTGCTATGA
- a CDS encoding ABC transporter ATP-binding protein, whose product MIELKNVTRRFGDAVAVDRINLTVETGEVCVLVGSSGCGKSTTLRMINQLLPHSEGEILVDGEDVTAINPEQLRLNMGYVIQGTGLFPHWTVARNIAMVPQLLKWPQEQIDERVHELLTLLDLDPAIHANKYPQQLSGGQAQRVGVARALAANPNILLMDEPFGALDAITRENLQLEMLRIQSQLRKTTVFVTHDIDEALRLATRIAVMDRGRIIQHDTPENILRRPASDFVENLVGKQDRGLKLMSLRTVGDLMQSYPQPRQPEPGTDGLKEDDSLRVALSIMLWQNWNQVPVFNADGQETGTITRERIIQEGA is encoded by the coding sequence ATGATTGAACTGAAAAATGTTACCCGTCGCTTTGGCGATGCCGTGGCCGTGGACCGAATCAACCTGACGGTCGAAACCGGGGAAGTGTGTGTGCTGGTGGGCAGCTCTGGCTGCGGTAAATCGACTACCCTGAGGATGATCAATCAATTGTTGCCCCACAGCGAGGGCGAGATTCTGGTGGATGGCGAGGACGTTACCGCCATAAATCCGGAGCAGTTGCGGCTGAATATGGGGTACGTGATCCAGGGCACCGGGCTGTTTCCGCACTGGACGGTGGCCCGCAACATCGCCATGGTGCCCCAGCTTCTGAAATGGCCGCAGGAGCAGATCGACGAGCGCGTTCATGAGCTGCTGACGCTCCTGGATCTCGATCCGGCTATTCACGCCAACAAGTATCCCCAACAATTGTCCGGCGGTCAGGCCCAGCGTGTCGGTGTTGCCAGGGCGCTGGCGGCCAACCCCAATATTCTTCTGATGGACGAACCCTTCGGCGCGCTGGACGCCATCACGCGGGAGAACCTGCAGCTGGAGATGCTGCGTATCCAGAGTCAGCTGCGGAAAACCACCGTGTTTGTGACTCACGATATTGATGAAGCCCTGAGGCTGGCGACCCGCATTGCCGTGATGGACCGGGGCCGCATCATTCAGCATGACACGCCGGAGAACATTCTCCGGCGTCCGGCCTCCGATTTTGTGGAGAATCTCGTGGGCAAGCAGGACCGGGGCCTGAAACTGATGAGCCTGCGCACCGTGGGAGACCTGATGCAGAGTTACCCGCAGCCAAGGCAGCCTGAACCGGGAACCGACGGCCTGAAGGAAGACGACAGCCTGAGAGTGGCGCTCTCTATCATGCTCTGGCAGAACTGGAATCAGGTGCCGGTGTTCAATGCCGATGGCCAGGAAACCGGAACCATCACCCGCGAACGCATTATCCAGGAAGGTGCCTGA
- a CDS encoding LysR family transcriptional regulator translates to MMNTTWLRSFCTLVEVGHFTRTAERLHMTQSGVSQHVRKLEEQLGTELLVRQGKQFSLSGAGEKLYTEAQGILLALSNLEQKVGEDPPFEGSVRLMSPGSVGLKLYLHLLALQSKHPKLIIDYRFAPNPDVEKAIAESTVDIGFMTSRSTLAEVSCTPVAQESLLLVTPATVEEPDWETLMTLGFIDHPDGSHHAGLLLGANYPEFQHSILFPRKGFSNQIGLILEPVSLGLGFTVLPAHAVEAFEKSEDIKAHRLPNPVSETLYLSVPRHRALQARMETVIAEAKRWL, encoded by the coding sequence ATGATGAATACCACCTGGTTACGCTCGTTTTGCACGCTGGTTGAGGTGGGTCATTTCACCCGCACGGCCGAACGTCTCCACATGACCCAGTCGGGGGTAAGTCAGCATGTGCGTAAGCTTGAGGAGCAACTCGGTACGGAATTGCTTGTCAGGCAGGGAAAACAATTCTCGCTTTCGGGTGCCGGCGAAAAGCTTTATACCGAGGCACAGGGCATCCTCCTGGCGCTGTCGAATCTTGAGCAGAAAGTCGGTGAGGATCCACCCTTTGAAGGAAGTGTGCGGCTCATGTCTCCGGGGAGTGTCGGTCTGAAGCTGTATCTGCATTTGTTGGCGCTCCAGAGCAAGCATCCGAAGCTCATTATCGATTACCGGTTTGCGCCGAATCCGGATGTGGAAAAGGCGATCGCCGAATCGACTGTTGATATCGGCTTCATGACGTCCAGATCGACGCTGGCGGAAGTGAGTTGTACGCCCGTCGCTCAGGAATCATTGCTGTTGGTAACACCTGCTACCGTCGAAGAACCGGATTGGGAGACTTTGATGACCCTCGGGTTTATCGACCACCCCGATGGAAGTCATCATGCCGGCTTGCTTCTTGGTGCCAATTACCCCGAGTTCCAACACAGTATCCTGTTCCCCAGAAAGGGGTTCTCAAACCAGATCGGTTTGATCCTGGAGCCGGTCAGCCTGGGGCTGGGCTTTACCGTTTTACCAGCACATGCCGTTGAGGCCTTCGAGAAGTCTGAGGACATCAAAGCTCATCGTCTCCCTAACCCGGTCAGCGAAACGCTTTATCTCAGCGTTCCTCGGCATCGGGCACTTCAGGCGAGAATGGAGACCGTAATAGCTGAAGCCAAGCGGTGGCTTTAA
- a CDS encoding TauD/TfdA dioxygenase family protein — MAQPLETPREPTSTVAPLNPENVALLEQEGLSLKPLEPIGVEIYGADVRNQLPEPAIKALEEEMANRGFIVFKHQASLSPDELIDACKWWGGREIHSTHGVHPATPGRNRHIFRCSNDGRQGILGVGPQWHNDGSFEAATFSHSAYYMARAPEHGGGTHFAHQGAAFDALPPEKQDFWERLVSVNSASSVTHPVVHTHPISGRKSVWLHLGMTGAIIERLAEDGLTLDQLKTLPAPADSFRLLDEAAMKELFNDYNDLLNDSFKDGYGIRYEYDTGDLLFIDNWAVAHRASPEAHLPAEQQGLRIMDRVTIKAPRNLAPHFGLPQYINMAGPHPFNKDGVWQAGGVGFRWKDDIRMQN; from the coding sequence ATGGCACAGCCCCTGGAAACACCCCGCGAACCAACCTCCACCGTAGCGCCCCTGAATCCGGAGAACGTGGCCCTGCTCGAACAGGAAGGCCTGTCGCTCAAGCCTCTGGAACCCATCGGCGTTGAAATATATGGCGCCGACGTACGCAATCAACTGCCAGAGCCGGCTATCAAGGCCCTGGAAGAGGAAATGGCCAACCGGGGTTTCATTGTGTTCAAGCACCAGGCCAGCCTCTCGCCCGACGAATTGATTGATGCCTGCAAATGGTGGGGCGGGCGCGAGATCCACTCCACCCACGGTGTTCATCCTGCAACGCCCGGTCGCAACCGGCACATCTTCCGCTGCTCCAACGATGGCCGCCAGGGCATTCTTGGCGTTGGTCCCCAATGGCACAACGACGGCAGTTTCGAGGCCGCCACCTTCTCCCACAGCGCCTACTACATGGCGCGGGCCCCCGAGCACGGCGGCGGTACCCACTTCGCGCACCAGGGTGCGGCCTTTGACGCACTCCCGCCGGAGAAACAGGACTTCTGGGAACGGCTGGTGTCGGTAAACTCCGCATCCAGCGTGACCCACCCCGTGGTTCACACCCATCCGATTTCCGGCCGGAAAAGCGTTTGGCTGCACTTGGGCATGACCGGCGCCATCATCGAACGCCTGGCGGAAGACGGGCTGACCCTCGACCAGCTGAAAACCCTGCCCGCCCCCGCCGACAGCTTCCGGTTGCTCGATGAAGCTGCCATGAAAGAGCTGTTCAACGATTACAATGACCTGTTGAACGACTCCTTCAAGGATGGCTACGGCATTCGTTACGAATACGATACCGGCGATCTGCTGTTTATCGACAACTGGGCCGTTGCGCACCGCGCTTCGCCAGAGGCTCACCTTCCAGCAGAGCAACAAGGCCTGCGCATCATGGACCGCGTAACCATCAAGGCACCGCGGAACCTCGCGCCCCATTTCGGCCTGCCCCAATACATCAACATGGCCGGCCCCCACCCGTTCAACAAAGACGGCGTATGGCAGGCCGGTGGCGTGGGCTTTCGCTGGAAAGACGACATCCGCATGCAGAACTGA
- a CDS encoding M14 family metallopeptidase, with product MNTAATPYPIGTSGTPWGQAERAEWLSRQTRQRSYEAEVLSVVEGLRSRFDVEEYGGLDYGPDYYPLMAIRSRDWNNDLPVVLITGGVHGYETSGVHGALQFLDKHAADYAGRVNLLVAPCVSPWAYERIHRWNRNAIDPNRSFHEGSPAEEAAALMRLVAPVRERVLIHIDLHETTDTDESEFRPALAARDGKRFEPAGIPDGFYVVDDSEHPQPDFQQALIRAVEQVTHIAPADDKGEIFGSPVVARGVIEYPLSHWGLCAGMTRAPYRTTTEVYPDSPRVTPEQCNAAQAAAVCAAIDYGLAHRGTAL from the coding sequence ATGAACACAGCTGCAACACCCTATCCAATCGGCACCTCCGGCACTCCCTGGGGCCAGGCAGAGCGCGCCGAGTGGTTGTCACGGCAGACCCGTCAGCGCAGTTACGAAGCGGAGGTGTTGAGTGTTGTCGAGGGCCTGCGTTCGCGCTTTGATGTGGAAGAATATGGTGGGCTGGATTACGGTCCGGACTATTATCCGCTGATGGCGATTCGCAGCCGCGACTGGAATAACGATCTGCCCGTCGTGCTGATCACGGGCGGCGTTCACGGTTACGAGACCAGCGGTGTTCATGGCGCGCTTCAGTTCCTCGATAAGCACGCAGCGGATTATGCGGGCCGAGTGAATCTGCTGGTTGCGCCGTGCGTCAGTCCCTGGGCGTACGAGCGGATTCATCGCTGGAATCGGAACGCGATCGACCCCAACCGTTCATTCCACGAGGGCAGTCCGGCTGAGGAGGCGGCCGCGCTCATGCGGCTGGTGGCGCCAGTTCGCGAGCGTGTATTGATTCATATCGACCTTCACGAAACTACCGATACCGACGAATCGGAGTTCCGCCCGGCACTGGCTGCCCGCGACGGCAAGCGATTTGAGCCTGCCGGCATTCCCGATGGCTTCTATGTGGTGGACGATAGCGAACACCCGCAGCCGGATTTTCAGCAGGCACTGATCAGGGCGGTGGAGCAGGTGACGCACATCGCACCGGCCGACGATAAAGGCGAGATTTTCGGCTCACCAGTGGTGGCCCGGGGCGTGATCGAGTATCCGCTCTCGCACTGGGGGCTTTGCGCTGGTATGACCCGCGCTCCTTACCGGACCACCACCGAGGTTTATCCCGACAGCCCCCGTGTAACCCCCGAGCAATGCAATGCCGCGCAGGCTGCGGCGGTGTGTGCCGCCATTGATTATGGGTTGGCTCATCGCGGAACCGCACTTTAA